The following coding sequences lie in one Arachis hypogaea cultivar Tifrunner chromosome 9, arahy.Tifrunner.gnm2.J5K5, whole genome shotgun sequence genomic window:
- the LOC112710962 gene encoding uncharacterized protein isoform X1: MSYSMSIFLFSLLFTLLLLPRVFTHEISKVIGNEMTDENNGKNLNYPTSLHYVHKEKMYGSKDVGDKTPTKKIEVHEIKDSTSDSPVGYLSNDFQRTIPSMMPNTQKDYGYGYGYYPNNYQLDGLTFRVNIPGFARIYLPNLPIELPFPNVELPFHTTHMIRNGYYIPGNYYQPIIPSSLLTQNKQYHNIQSFGYQPSSLSNIDNFEDGSIIRNRKIMRPSSEIDGRFFHMFPTKTYTMAYEDKTWYGDISKKNVKVNP, translated from the exons ATGAGTTACTcaatgtcaatttttttattttctcttttgtttaCTTTACTCCTATTACCTCGTGTCTTCACCCATGAAATATCTAAGG TTATAGGGAATGAGATGACTGATGAAAATAAtggaaaaaatttaaattatccaACATCATTGCATTATGTGCACAAAGAAAAGATGTATGGCTCTAAAGATGTAG GGGATAAAACTCCAACAAAAAagatagaagttcatgagataaAAGATTCAACAAGTGACTCACCAGTTGGTTATCTATCCAATGACTTTCAACGAACCATTCCTTCTATGATGCCTAATACTCAAAAGGATTATGGTTATGGTTATGGTTATTATCCAAATAACTATCAATTGGATGGTTTAACTTTCAGGGTTAATATTCCTGGTTTTGCGAGAATATATTTGCCTAATTTACCGATTGAACTTCCATTTCCAAATGTTGAATTACCTTTCCATACCACTCATATGATTCGTAATGGTTACTACATTCCTGGTAACTACTATCAACCTATTATTCCTTCTTCACTACTAACTCAGAATAAACAATATCACAACATTCAATCATTTGGATACCAACCTTCAAGCTTGTCAAATATTG ATAACTTTGAAGATGGAAGTATAATAAGAAATCGAAAAATTATGAGACCTTCATCAGAAATTGATGGGAGATTTTTCCATATGTTTCCAACAAAGACTTATACAATGGCATATGAGGATAAAACATGGTATGGAGATATTAGTAAGAAGAATGTGAAAGTCAATCCATAA
- the LOC112710962 gene encoding uncharacterized protein isoform X2 translates to MSYSMSIFLFSLLFTLLLLPRVFTHEISKGNEMTDENNGKNLNYPTSLHYVHKEKMYGSKDVGDKTPTKKIEVHEIKDSTSDSPVGYLSNDFQRTIPSMMPNTQKDYGYGYGYYPNNYQLDGLTFRVNIPGFARIYLPNLPIELPFPNVELPFHTTHMIRNGYYIPGNYYQPIIPSSLLTQNKQYHNIQSFGYQPSSLSNIDNFEDGSIIRNRKIMRPSSEIDGRFFHMFPTKTYTMAYEDKTWYGDISKKNVKVNP, encoded by the exons ATGAGTTACTcaatgtcaatttttttattttctcttttgtttaCTTTACTCCTATTACCTCGTGTCTTCACCCATGAAATATCTAAGG GGAATGAGATGACTGATGAAAATAAtggaaaaaatttaaattatccaACATCATTGCATTATGTGCACAAAGAAAAGATGTATGGCTCTAAAGATGTAG GGGATAAAACTCCAACAAAAAagatagaagttcatgagataaAAGATTCAACAAGTGACTCACCAGTTGGTTATCTATCCAATGACTTTCAACGAACCATTCCTTCTATGATGCCTAATACTCAAAAGGATTATGGTTATGGTTATGGTTATTATCCAAATAACTATCAATTGGATGGTTTAACTTTCAGGGTTAATATTCCTGGTTTTGCGAGAATATATTTGCCTAATTTACCGATTGAACTTCCATTTCCAAATGTTGAATTACCTTTCCATACCACTCATATGATTCGTAATGGTTACTACATTCCTGGTAACTACTATCAACCTATTATTCCTTCTTCACTACTAACTCAGAATAAACAATATCACAACATTCAATCATTTGGATACCAACCTTCAAGCTTGTCAAATATTG ATAACTTTGAAGATGGAAGTATAATAAGAAATCGAAAAATTATGAGACCTTCATCAGAAATTGATGGGAGATTTTTCCATATGTTTCCAACAAAGACTTATACAATGGCATATGAGGATAAAACATGGTATGGAGATATTAGTAAGAAGAATGTGAAAGTCAATCCATAA